In Zingiber officinale cultivar Zhangliang chromosome 9B, Zo_v1.1, whole genome shotgun sequence, the genomic window TTGTTTATGCATCCATTTGTTGATATTCTTTATTGTCAATATAGCACGATTGATTTTCATCCAATGTTCGATATATATGCCCTCATATGTATTTAATATACtggcatttaaaaaaaaaacatgcactTCAGCTTGTCTCAAATTCACTACTACCTAAATCACAatcatcaattttcaataaattttttttgtcaTTGGCTAATAACCTTTTATGTATATTAGAAATTTTAAGCAAGATTATGACTTACTGCCAACCAAATAATGTGGATGAGTTGGCAGAATAACGTTCCGTAAAAATTCGGtcaatattatatattttttttaatatttgcgCATTACAATGGTAGCGAACTTAAAGTGAAGTGGCATATATTTATTGGCTAGTTTTGTCCTACTCTACAAATCAATGATAAATTATTTACCTGGATTATCGACCGCACAACCACTTGGTATAATTTCGAAtgctttaattttaataaataaatttatcacCTTCTCATCTATAAATAGATGGGAATTGCATGATACTCTAAACAAGCGATCACTTGACTGAAGTGAGTGACATCCGTAGCTTAACCATGGCTTCCCATGTCATGCTCTCTGTTGCTCTCCTCCTCGGCCTCTTCCTGCCTTCCTCCATGGCCAACAACGTTCTCTTAGGCGGTGACAGGCTGAACACCGGCGAATCCCTCAGAGAAGGGAACTTTAAATTCACCATGATGTCCGACGACTGCACCCTGGTGCTGAACGACAACGACCAGACCGTGTGGTCCTCCCCCACCAACGGCCTAGGCAACAACTGCTTCGCCCACTTGCAGACCAACGGCAACCTCGTCATCCGCAACGACAATGGCCAGGTTGTTTGGTCGAGCAACACCGCCGGCGAGGAGGACAACTACATCCTCGTCCTGCAGAACGACGGCAGCGTCGTCATCTTCGGCCGCTCTATATGGTCCATCCCCCCCGGTTCCAACACCGCCACTTCCAAAGGCGCCGTGATCGTCAAAAGGGGCCGCAGCGATGAATCCACGAACATTCTCTATGGAGGTCACAAGCTGCGCACCGACGAATCCCTCAAACAAGGGGACTATACATTCGTCATGCAGTCCGACTGCAACCTGGTGCTGTACGCCAACAACAACAACCAGGTCATGTGGTCCTCCCAAACCAACAACCTAGGTACGAGGTGCTTCGCCCGCATGCAGACCGACGGCAACTTAGTCATCTTCGAGGGTATTAACTTCAACAAAATTTGGGATAGCAACACCCGCGGCCCGGAGGGCAAGTACATCCTCGTCCTGCAGCGCGACGGCCACGTCGTCATCTACGGCAGCCCTATATTTACGATCCCCAACGATGAACCCACGAACAGGAAGATCGCCATGGTGACTAAAAAATAGTTGCCTTCACCACGAAGGATGCATGGGTAGCTATTAAATAAAAGCGAATAAATTGAAGCGAGGCATAAATAATAATTAGCTAGCTACATGGTGGCATAGCACGTAGCCTCGTTGTTCTGGTGTACGTAACTACTGTTAAGTTGGTGTGAGTCGATCACCTTAATTATCTATCTGCTCTGCCTTTTTTTAGTTGAATTGcattgaaaaaagaaaaataattaattaaagaaatctaatagtaCACATAtataaattgaaaaaataaaattataaggtaGAATCTAATTAACCAATTCCAGCTTTGATAATATGAAACAATATTATTCGCTAATGTTTGAGATTTTGGAGGAGaaggtttttttattttaaattttagagatcATCTAgagaataatttaaaaatagtggATACTATCATcctaaagatatatatatatatatatatatatatatatatatagtgtgtCATCCTCTCTCGACTTCTATCTGTGTATGTGTAtatgtatattatatatatataatattaatttatttattaaaaaataagaaaaaaataaagctcATAATTATATATCGAGTTCGATCTTAACTCAATTCTACCAGCCAGCTTGAGCTAGTTTGAACTTGAATTGAATTAGTATTAGTCGAGCCGAGTTCAAGTGTAGTCTGACTCGAGTCGAGGTTATTTACAACCCTAAATGGTAGTTTCGATCGTGCCTACACAGGCAGTACAGGAACATGATACAAAGAGGTTGCCATGTATGCACTCTCGGATGGGCCCCATTGGCCCTCTTGTGTCACGTAGGATTGAAACAAGCAACAAAGAGAATGTTATGATCATTTACTTTCTTCCCCGACACATTACCCTTAGAAGTGGATACCCACTCTCTTTCAAAtatctttttaataaaaataagttCAAATACTACGGCTGAGAAAATTATATTGTAGTAGTTATTGGTTAGTAGCTGCTAGCTAAATATATTTGTTGAGTGAACTTTAAGAGGTTATAATTTTTGACGTAGATTAAACCATgagatgcacaatatatcaaatcgaaccTCATTCAgatatcttcaatttgatatattatgcattataTGATTAATCCAGAATCAAAAATTATGATCTCTCAAATTTACTCAACAAAtatattatagcagctactgattagtagctgctacaacacaatTTTCtctgttgtagtagctactaaccagtagctgctacaacatagttTTTCCTATGTTGTTGTAGTATCTATGAACCAGTAGCTAATACAACAGAGAAAATTATGTTGTCACAGTTATTGGttagtagttgctacaatataTTTGTTGAGTgaactttgagaggtcataatttTTTACTCTAATTAAACTATAAGacatacaatatatcaaatcaaagctaaTTCAAAGATCTTCAATTTTCTATATTGTGCATTATATGATTTATCtataatcaaaagttatgacatctCAAAGTTTACTTGACaaacacattgtagtagctaataaccagtagttgctacaacacaaATTTctctgttgtagcagctactaaccAGTAGCTTCTACAATATAGTTTTTCCTATGTTGTTGCAGCATCTACAaactagtagctgctacaacaaagGAAATTGTATTATAGCAGCTATTGGttactagctgctacaacgtgtttaCCGAGTGAACTTTGAAATataataacttttgactcggattaaaTCATAAGATGCAAAATATATTAATTCAAAGTTCATTTagagatcttcaatttgatatattgtgaatTATATGGTTCATccagaatcaaaagttatgacatctCAAAGTTTACTCGATAAACACATTGTAGCAGCCAGCTGTTAattagtagttgctacaacataatTTTCTCTATTGTAATAGCTACTagcaagtagctgctacaacatagtaTTTCTTATGTTATTATAGCATCTATGAACCAGAAACTGATACAATAGAGAAaattatgttgtagcagctagtggTTAGTAGCTATTACAATGTATTTGTTGAgtaaattttaagaaattgtaaCTTTTGACATAAATTGAATCATGAgacatataatatatcaaatcgaagctcatttagagatcttcaatttgatatattgtgcattaTATGATtctgttggtagttttgagagtaTGAAACAGAAACAAAATAATgcggtaaccactcacagtgatctcccgaagatatCGCAACTGAAGACGCCGCCGGTCAACGAAGAGgttgccgctgtcggaagcacgatcacggagcaaccggaaagtacttcaaggttcacgagccaaatctcaGCCGTTGGATGTTCTCCTTTGCTCGCACACGATTACCTCACGGCTACGCTCTCTGATCACCTTCGCAACACCAGTCGCTCGCACCCACTCTTCTCCTCTTTGGATATGTGCTTGGACGTTGCTTTTATAGGAAgcctgaggaagacgaaggggaaaggacgcctcttcgtctccttggcgtttgcagcaaagGGAGTAACGAAGGGGAACCCTTCGTCTCCAGTAACGCCTCACATCTcctactcgtccaagtcaatccatatggtcacatagaccatgttagtcacatagactacaaggtgatcatgacACAAAGACCAAAgtgaaattagtcacaaagactaaataagtcacgtagattttatgaggatcaagtcacaaagaccagagcaaaatttagtcacaaagaccaaataagtcacgaagactttatgaggatcaagtcacaaagaccagagcaaaatttagtcacaaagaccaaataagaacatctattccatacattagggaaaatggttcgtgcgacagcaagcacagtgagcattcaattgctaagaagattgtcacaccttacttagctggtCCTTAGAAGGAATCAGAGACTTAAtttatcaaactaccaatagcactggcatatggtttcttcttcattttggctatttcctcaggagtcttgggatatatacttttgctcaagacagtacctttcgctataggcgtctgttcaacattgcaatctgacatattgaagtgttgcagcatcttagtgatataagcttcttgagacaaacccaaaagcttctttgatcggtctctaacgatcttcactcctaagatgtactctgcttctcccatatctattatgtcaaattgtgatgaaagtcaacttttgacttctatcacacactttatgtcactttcagctattagcatatcatcaacatataatgataaaataataaactttccttttttcctttcttaggtaaatacaatgatcctcattgaccatttcgaaaccataagataatattacttcattaaatcttatgttccattgtctacatactcttttctcttggccttcagcaacataaccttctggttgtaccatatagtttcttcgtcaagattaccattaaggaaagccgtttttacattaatctgatgtaattccatgtcatattgtgctactatagttaggatgacacgtattgacacaaacttcacaactggggagaatgtctcttcaaagtcaataccctccatttgggtatattctTTTGCAaccaatcgagctttgtatcgattaatcaatccatctgctttcctctttactttgagaattcacttattcccaatagcccttcggcccggaagaagatcgactaaatcccaaacttgattctttctcattgactctatTTCTTCAttcattgcaactttccattcttttctaactgagttGCTCAAAGCTTCCtcgaactcagtttcaagaaaagtagcatctcttgactctatttcagagatggtttcaTCTTGTccctcaccaataaaaacataacccttagaagtctcagagtaccttataaagatacacttcttacctctggatcCAAATTTTTCATAttcatgagtcttatcatgaacgtaggcagctgacccccaaggtctcagattacttaaatccggCTTTTTGCCTgcccaacgttcatgtggggtagatagaactgactttgaaggtactttgctaagtatataggtcgcaactaataatgcatctccccaatagaagattggcaaattagcctgtgccatcatagacctaaccatttcaagaagagtcctatttcttcattcagcaaccccattttgctatgGAGTTCCAGGgacagttagctgtctaataatccctttctcattacacattgtcttgaactgatcagacaaatattctcctccacggttagtgcgcaaggttttaaccttacgttccaattgattctcaacttcattcaagtaacaaataaagcaatccaatgcctcagatttgtgagaaatcaaatacacatgaccaaaacgtgtgaagtcaccgataaatgtaatgaaataagaactcccatttctagccttcatattcattggaccacaaatatccgaatgaattaattacaatggtgattcagccctaatagtctttccaaatggttttctagtcgtctttccctcaagacaatgctcacatatagacaagttaatcttagcatgagtgtctAATatgccctccttagctaatctattcattcgttcttgtcctatatgccccaatctagcatgtcaaatttcatcatttacatcaacattactagtaagagcaatgtttgaaaaacaaccatcattattatttggttccacatcaagaaccataaaaccacttGTTACAAAAtcatacccaattaacacagagttaattcgaagatccacacaacgactataaaaatttgcattgtaacctaaatcaagaagacaaatgatgAAAACTAGATTCCGTCGAATATCAGGAGcctacaggacatcatgtagaaacaaggtgcctccaccacgtaggttgagcttgcaagtgtcaattccttttacttcaattcttgcattgtttcctacatatatctatttgttgccagctggtacccgacggtactccacatatgtagctcgatcacgagctacgtggttcgttgctcctgaatctacaatccacaaaggatacgaataagctaacaaca contains:
- the LOC122023204 gene encoding mannose-specific lectin-like → MASHVMLSVALLLGLFLPSSMANNVLLGGDRLNTGESLREGNFKFTMMSDDCTLVLNDNDQTVWSSPTNGLGNNCFAHLQTNGNLVIRNDNGQVVWSSNTAGEEDNYILVLQNDGSVVIFGRSIWSIPPGSNTATSKGAVIVKRGRSDESTNILYGGHKLRTDESLKQGDYTFVMQSDCNLVLYANNNNQVMWSSQTNNLGTRCFARMQTDGNLVIFEGINFNKIWDSNTRGPEGKYILVLQRDGHVVIYGSPIFTIPNDEPTNRKIAMVTKK